A section of the Quercus lobata isolate SW786 unplaced genomic scaffold, ValleyOak3.0 Primary Assembly Scq3eQI_100, whole genome shotgun sequence genome encodes:
- the LOC115972918 gene encoding pentatricopeptide repeat-containing protein At2g06000-like produces MKHRDSNQKPNSKSGISGHTHKRIVIENVCEPRAEPSDGVAFHMTLLFFTTRTPWVRASKVAIAHFHGLAQGGGGSWSRPFNEKEVILNRNSEAWFVKVVCTLFVRFHLSDTCLGYLSKNLTPLVAFEVVRRLDNPKLGLKFFEFSRESLGLNHSFKTYNLLMRSLCQMGLYDSAKMVFDCMRSDGHLPDSWNVGFLVLSCAQVGRFDLAKKLLAEVQCDEVGLSSFVYNKLLDELVKRNLVDEAVCLFREHMGLHSHLDTCTFNILIRGLCRIREVDKAFAIFNDMGSFGCSPDVVTYNTLINGLCRVNEVNRGHELLKEVQSRSELKPDVVTYTSVISGYCKLGKMEEASVLFDEMISSGIKPNPITFNVLINGFGKAGDMVSALTMHEKMIFLGYFPDVVTFTSLIDGYCRTGQVNQGLKLWHEMNARNVTPNVYTFAVLINALCKENRLHEARDFLRQMKCHDFVTKPFMYNPVIDGFCKAGNVDEANKIMAEMEEKKCHPDKVTFTILIIGHCMKGRMFEAINIFSKMLSIGCAPDTITVNSLISCLLKAGMPNEAFRIKKTASEDLHMSSLKRTIPLRTDMDIPMAI; encoded by the coding sequence ATGAAGCATAGGGACTcaaaccaaaaacccaattcAAAATCTGGGATTTCTGGTCACACCCACAAAAGAATCGTTATTGAAAACGTTTGTGAACCTAGAGCTGAGCCTAGTGATGGCGTGGCGTTCCACATGACCCTCTTATTCTTCACTACCCGTACCCCTTGGGTTCGAGCCTCCAAAGTCGCCATTGCCCATTTCCATGGTCTTGCCCAAGGAGGAGGAGGGTCTTGGTCTCGACCCTTCAATGAAAAAGAGGTAATCTTGAATCGAAATTCCGAGGCTTGGTTTGTTAAGGTTGTCTGTACTCTATTTGTTCGTTTTCATTTGTCAGATACTTGTTTGGGTTATTTGAGTAAGAACTTGACCCCTTTGGTTGCTTTTGAGGTTGTTAGACGGTTAGACAATCCCAAATTGGGCTTGAAGTTCTTTGAGTTTAGTAGGGAGAGTTTGGGTCTTAATCATTCTTTTAAGACTTACAATTTGCTTATGAGGTCTCTTTGTCAAATGGGTCTTTACGATTCAGCCAAAATGGTGTTTGATTGCATGAGGAGTGATGGGCATTTGCCTGATAGTTGGAATGTGGGATTTTTGGTTTTGTCGTGTGCACAAGTGGGCAGGTTTGATCTTGCCAAGAAATTGCTTGCTGAGGTTCAGTGTGATGAGGTTGGACTTAGTTCTTTTGTGTATAATAAGTTGTTGGATGAGCTGGTTAAGCGGAATCTAGTAGATGAGGCTGTTTGCTTATTTAGAGAGCATATGGGATTGCATTCTCATTTGGATACTTGCACTTTCAATATTCTTATTCGAGGTTTATGCAGAATAAGAGAAGTTGATAAAGCTTTTGCGATTTTCAATGATATGGGGAGTTTTGGTTGCTCTCCTGATGTAGTTACATATAACACTCTTATAAATGGATTATGTAGGGTCAATGAGGTAAATAGAGGGCATGAGTTATTGAAGGAGGTTCAGTCAAGAAGTGAGCTTAAACCGGATGTTGTAACTTATACATCAGTTATATCAGGTTATTGCAAATTGGGTAAAATGGAGGAGGCCTCTGTTCTTTTTGATGAGATGATCAGTTCTGGAATTAAACCAAATCCAATCACTTTCAATGTTCTCATCAACGGCTTTGGTAAGGCTGGTGACATGGTTTCTGCACTGACCATGCATGAGAAGATGATCTTTCTCGGTTATTTTCCTGATGTTGTTACCTTCACTTCCCTAATTGATGGGTATTGTCGAACCGGTCAGGTAAACCAGGGTTTGAAGCTTTGGCATGAGATGAATGCGAGAAATGTTACTCCCAATGTGTATACTTTTGCTGTTCTTATCAATGCTCTATGCAAGGAGAATAGATTGCATGAGGCTCGTGATTTTTTGAGGCAGATGAAGTGTCATGATTTTGTTACAAAACCATTTATGTACAACCCTGTAATTGATGGGTTTTGCAAGGCTGGCAATGTTGATGAGGCAAATAAGATCATGGCagagatggaggagaagaaatgCCACCCAGATAAAGTGACATTTACTATTCTCATCATTGGGCATTGTATGAAAGGGAGAATGTTTGAAGCAATCAACATTTTTAGTAAGATGTTATCAATTGGTTGTGCACCAGATACCATTACTGTGAATTCTTTAATATCTTGCCTTTTGAAGGCTGGTATGCCTAATGAAGCCTTTCGCATTAAGAAAACTGCATCTGAGGACCTGCATATGTCATCTTTGAAAAGAACCATTCCTCTAAGAACAGATATGGATATTCCAATGGCTATTTAA